Proteins found in one Takifugu rubripes chromosome 17, fTakRub1.2, whole genome shotgun sequence genomic segment:
- the fam20c4 gene encoding uncharacterized protein isoform X1, whose amino-acid sequence MIWRLRSRSRTICLSLAVVTASLYLLLLLASHSVDLQPCDALLPSKTHVLRDLAHQNLSPAGVQDSAATVHGNSSNRDASSEVRGHADQARKSVESGLSKLEALFNHPLYNLPCPPIPEEDLLLKVRPQVEASETNSQIWVNDSPEEDKGVPWSSNSGSHPPWLQFHLGISRWQLYPHQDPNMELLVQQLAKHRIVSAVQKSGGTQLKLVMSFPNYGQALFKPMKQERDEETNYNLYYFSDFERHNAEIAAFHLDRILGYRRIPPAVGRLVDVVKEIKNVTTDRKLARTFFTSPVGSVCFYGLCSYYCSTEHAVCGHPTGLEASLAVMLPDLSLAKRRSWRSPWRRSYSRSKLAKWETQSNYCAKVKKTPPYNEGTRLVDFMDMVILDFLMSMFTLCELSDLRFRYWS is encoded by the exons ATGATATGGCGCCTTCGCAGCCGCTCCAGGACAATCTGTCTGTCCTTGGCCGTCGTCACCGCTTCGCTCTACCTCCTTCTTCTACTTGCCTCTCATTCCGTCGACCTCCAGCCCTGCGACGCTCTGCTGCCCTCCAAGACGCATGTCTTGCGAGACTTGGCACATCAAAACCTCTCCCCAGCAGGAGTGCAGGACTCAGCGGCTACCGTGCATGGAAATTCTTCCAATAGAGATGCTAGTAGTGAGGTGAGAGGTCATGCGGACCAGGCACGCAAGTCTGTGGAGTCTGGCCTTTCCAAGCTGGAAGCGCTGTTTAACCATCCGCTTTACAATTTACCGTGTCCCCCGATCCCCGAAGAGGACCTGCTTTTGAAAGTGAGACCACAGGTTGAGGCCAGTGAGACGAACTCCCAGATATG GGTGAACGATAGCCCGGAGGAGGACAAGGGCGTTCCCTGGAGCAGCAACAGCGGCAGTCATCCTCCGTGGCTGCAGTTCCACCTCGGCATCTCCCGCTGGCAGCTGTACCCCCATCAAGACCCCAACATGGAGCTGCTGGTCCAACAGCTGGCTAAGCACAGAATAGTCAGTGCAG TGCAGAAATCTGGAGGGACGCAGCTGAAGctggtgatgtcatttccaAACTATGGACAAGCCTTGTTTAAACCTATGAA GCAGGAGAGGGATGAGGAAACCAATTATAACCTCTACTACTTCTCTGACTTTGAGAGACACAATGCAGAGATTGCAGCTTTTCACCTGGACAG gattTTGGGCTACAGGAGAATCCCGCCGGCAGTAGGGAGACTTGTGGACGTTGTCAAAGAGATAAAAAATGTCACCACAGACCGAAAATTGGCTCGGACCTTTTTTACCTCTCCTG tgggaagtgtgtgtttctacGGCCTGTGCTCCTACTACTGCTCAACAGAACATGCTGTGTGTGGACACCCCACCGGGCTGGAGGCCTCTCTGGCCGTCATGCTGCCGGATTTGTCCTTGGCGAAacgcaggtcctggaggtccccCTGGAGACGCTCCTACAGCCGCAGCAAGCTGGCAAA atggGAGACACAATCAAACTACTGCGCAAAAGTGAAAAAGACCCCTCCGTACAACGAGGGCACAAGACTGGTGGATTTCATGGATATGGTCATCCTGGACTTCTTGATGAGTATGTTCACACTCTGTGAGCTGTCAGACTTGAGGTTCAGATACTGGAGTTAA